The sequence below is a genomic window from Pseudomonas cannabina.
CCACACCGCTGGTGCCGTCACGCCCGTGCATCAAGGCGTTGGCAATGCCGACACCGATGATCGAGCCGATCAGTGTGTGTGACGAAGAGGCGGGCAGGCCCAGCCACCAGGTGCCGAGGTTCCAGATGATGGCGGCGATCAGCAGCGCGAAGATCATCGCAAAGCCTGCCGATGAGCCGGTCTGTAGAATCAGTTCCACCGGCAGCAGGGCGATGATGCCGAACGCCACCGCGCCGCTGGACACCATGACACCCAGGAAATTGAAGAAACCCGACCAGACCACCGCAAAACCGGGTGGCAGGGAGTGGGTATAGATCACCGTTGCGACGGCGTTGGCGGTGTCATGAAAGCCGTTGACGAATTCGAAGCCCAACGCGATCAGCAGCGCCACACCCAGCAACACGAAGGGCGTCCAGGTGGTGACCACCGTGCCCATGTCGTCTACGTCCTGTTTGAGGCTGTAGCCAGTGAACAGCAGGCCCGAAACGAGTATCACGAAGAAAAGAATCATGGTGATCCGGCTGGGCTTGCGGCCGAATTGAGTGGCCGACAGGCTCGCCCGGCCGCCGGCATCGGGAGAAAGTGCATTGGTAGCCATGTGTGCAATCCTGGGTTGAAAGATTACTGACATGGTCATTGCAAAATGTGACAGAGATGCGACAAGTCACGAATGATCGCCCGCTTGTGGCGGTTTTCTGACAACCGGCGCAGCGTTGCAGCCGGTGCAAGAAATGCGCTTACGTTGACTTAATAGTCGCCGCGTTTACGGAAGGCCCAGCGCCCCGCGACCAGTGTGAAGGTCGCCACCAGTGCAACCAGAATCCAGAAGCCTTCAGGGTCCGAGGCCAATGGCACGCCGCCGACGTTCATGCCGAAAAAGCCCGCAACGATGTTGATCGGCAGCGCCAGCACCGTCACCACGGTCAGGGTGAACAGGGTGCGACTGCTCTGTTCATTGAGATTGGCGGCGATTTCTTCCTGCAACAGTTTGATGCGTTCGCCCAGGGCCGTGAGGTCGTTGATCACTAGCGACGATTCTTCGATGGACTGGCGCAGCGCCTGTGCATCCTGCTCGCGCAGCCACTGCGGCGGGCGATGCAGAAGGCGCATCAGCGAGCCCGGTTCCAGCGCCAGCAGGCGTTGCAGGCGCACCAGTACCCGGCGCATGGCACCGAGTTCGGAGCGGTTGTTGCTCAGACGTTGTGACAGCAACTGGTCTTCGATACGGTCGACATTGACGCTGGTCTTGCGCAGGAACTGGGTCAGAACTTCGCCCTGATCGCTGAGCAGATGCGCCAGCAACTCGATGGGCGAATCGAACTGCTCGCCATGCTTGACTGCCGAGCGCAGTTTGTCCACCGAGCGCAGCGGTTGCAGCCGCGCAGTGATCAGCAGGCGCTGGCGAGCGCAGACCCACAGTGTCGAGATATCGGTCGACAGGCGGTTGAAGTCGAACACCACATCGTTGACCACCGCCAGCAAGGTGGCGTCGACGTGTTCGATACGCGTCGACCGCGAGCCTTCATGCAGCGCCTCGAAGAATTCCTCCGGCAGATCCAGCGTGGTTTTCATCCAGCGCTCGCAGGCAGCGTGCGAGAGGTTCAGGTGCAGCCAGATAAAGTCATTTTCATCCGGCGGGTTTTGCAGGTAGTCCAGTGCGGCGGTCGCGCCGATTTCCTGACCGCTTTCACCGTGACGAAAGCGGAAGCCATAGAGCAGGCCGAAGAGGTCGGAATCCTGATGGTGCACAATGCTGTGATTCATGGCTGTCCAC
It includes:
- a CDS encoding transporter, whose amino-acid sequence is MNHSIVHHQDSDLFGLLYGFRFRHGESGQEIGATAALDYLQNPPDENDFIWLHLNLSHAACERWMKTTLDLPEEFFEALHEGSRSTRIEHVDATLLAVVNDVVFDFNRLSTDISTLWVCARQRLLITARLQPLRSVDKLRSAVKHGEQFDSPIELLAHLLSDQGEVLTQFLRKTSVNVDRIEDQLLSQRLSNNRSELGAMRRVLVRLQRLLALEPGSLMRLLHRPPQWLREQDAQALRQSIEESSLVINDLTALGERIKLLQEEIAANLNEQSSRTLFTLTVVTVLALPINIVAGFFGMNVGGVPLASDPEGFWILVALVATFTLVAGRWAFRKRGDY